In Sorghum bicolor cultivar BTx623 chromosome 8, Sorghum_bicolor_NCBIv3, whole genome shotgun sequence, one genomic interval encodes:
- the LOC8076308 gene encoding putative zinc transporter At3g08650, producing the protein MDRRSGAILACLLVVVVLVRDAAAVAETEPGSVRLVQEAPHRKVVEDGSAKAGRVPVSTVAWSTLAMAAATGLGAVPFFFMELEAQWAGLCNGMAAGVMLAASFDLVQEGQVYGSGSWVVFGILGGGIFIWLCKKFLEQYGEVSMLDIKGADASKVILVVGIMTLHSFGEGSGVGVSFAGSKGISQGLLVTIAIAVHNIPEGLAVSMVLASRGVSPQKAMIWSIITSLPQPIVAVPAFLCADAFQKVLPFCTGFAAGCMIWIVIAEVLPDAFKEATPSQVASAGTLAVAFMETLSTVLLGFTDGNNSEDASGFLVSLVFGLGPLIGGIILVTFSLGFSMPHPLLTGVASGIAFRLAAWRPVQLLMSSKMGLFTTLFLLIGGSLVYHAATSSILRVFNRKRSSANVITSSSGLSLSVLTIQSLLACGAVFLHAYAEGLALGVAARKAYGLGRYMVLPASLHGLPRGAAAASCVYGATDSWRGALAAAALTGFAAPSAAISAILAKIDYDGLDYWMVIACGALIPSFGRVFRRSLRLDMRKSIVGLLIGIAFASVCLMSTRFICLHTPYCNSAPEAVT; encoded by the exons ATGGACAGAAGATCCGGGGCGATCCTAGCGTGcctgctcgtcgtcgtcgtcctggtCCGGGACGCGGCGGCGGTCGCCGAGACTGAGCCTGGCAGTGTCCGGCTAGTGCAGGAGGCGCCCCATAGGAAGGTGGTGGAGGATGGGTCCGCCAAGGCGGGGAGGGTGCCGGTGTCGACCGTCGCGTGGTCGACGCTCGCCATGGCCGCGGCGACGGGGCTGGGAGCTGTGCCCTTCTTTTTCATGGAGCTCGAAGCGCAGTGGGCGGGGCTCTGCAATGGGATGGCGGCTGGGGTGATGCTGGCGGCCAGCTTTGATCTTGTGCAGGAAGGGCAGGTGTATGGCAGTGGGAGCTGGGTTGTGTTTGGAATACTCGGTGGAGGTATATTTATTTGGCTTTGTAAGAAG TTTCTTGAGCAATACGGAGAAGTAAGCATGCTGGATATAAAAGGTGCAGATGCAAGTAAAGTTATTCTTGTTGTTGGAATAATGACTCTTCATTCTTTTGGAGAAGGCTCTGGTGTGGGTGTTTCCTTTGCTGGCTCAAAAGGGATCTCTCAGGGCCTTCTAGTTACTATAGCTATAGCAGTGCACAACATACCAGAAGGCTTAGCAGTAAGCATGGTTCTTGCATCTAGGGGGGTGTCCCCCCAAAAGGCAATGATATGGAGTATCATTACATCTTTACCACAG CCAATTGTTGCTGTTCCTGCATTCCTTTGTGCTGATGCATTCCAGAAGGTGCTTCCCTTCTGTACTGGTTTCGCAGCAGGATGCATGATATGGATTGTTATAGCTGAGGTTCTTCCTGATGCTTTTAAG GAAGCAACTCCATCTCAAGTTGCTTCTGCTGGAACACTTGCTGTTGCTTTCATGGAAACATTAAGTACGGTGCTTCTGGGATTTACAGATGGCAACAA CTCGGAAGATGCATCAGGCTTCTTAGTATCACTTGTGTTTGGACTTGGTCCACTGATCGGTGGAATTATACTAGTCACATTCTCTCTTGGCTTCAGCATGCCACACCCTCTTCTTACTGGTGTTGCATCTGGTATTGCTTTCCGTCTTGCGGCATGGAGACCTGTGCAGCTTCTAATGTCCTCAAAAATGGGTCTCTTTACCACCCTCTTCCTCCTCATTGGAGGTTCCCTGGTCTATCATGCTGCTACATCAAGCATCCTTAGAGTGTTTAATCGCAAAAGATCTTCCGCAAATGTGATCACGTCATCCTCTGGCCTCTCTCTTAGTGTCCTCACAATACAATCACTCCTTGCTTGTGGTGCTGTATTCCTTCACGCATATGCAGAAGGGCTTGCACTTGGTGTAGCGGCTCGCAAGGCTTATGGCCTTGGCCGTTACATGGTTCTCCCAGCCTCCCTCCATGGTCTTCCGCggggtgctgctgctgcaagcTGTGTGTATGGTGCTACAGATAGCTGGCGTGGAGCCCTTGCAGCTGCTGCTTTGACAGGGTTTGCAGCACCAAGCGCTGCCATCAGCGCAATCCTTGCAAAGATTGACTATGATGGACTTGACTACTGGATGGTAATAGCATGTGGGGCACTAATCCCCAGCTTTGGCCGTGTCTTCAGGCGCTCACTGCGGTTGGACATGCGGAAGAGCATTGTTGGCCTGCTGATAGGTATTGCATTTGCCTCCGTGTGCTTGATGTCGACTAGATTCATCTGTTTGCACACTCCTTACTGTAACTCGGCTCCAGAAGCAGTCACATAA
- the LOC8076309 gene encoding uncharacterized protein LOC8076309 isoform X1 has protein sequence MDRPARGRWNRRGGRGFGRPGPTGAAAGWTSSTGTTRSTPDLDLDFAAGERGTRGGGCGFGGRRGAGVQMQGGGLSRLVWRPKGSQASPTAECDAASCSATLDNDDLLGQILLRLPPLPSSLPRAAAVCKRWRRLVADPGFLARFRAHHGKAPLLGFFFYNRGKIGFTPVLDPPDPTPAVDRFALRLPRGSNIHGCRHGRVLIAYGNSFLVWDPVSGDQCHLPYPSASGGTKYAIDATIICAASATEQGHVHGSCHSSPYRVAFLGSHGEQIISYVYSSVTGTWGDAISMTSLKPFDPDEFISCNNILVGNFIYWLLNERTISILEFDLDRQSLATIEVPPEMIDINPVVREESEFLIVPAEGCGLGLLMIAGFSARIWKRKYSCDGNAGWVLIDTIRLDHHLRLKPWAHTFPPVLLGFAEDHNVVFLLTGGRVIFMVHLDSWQFKKLPDKKMYRLCYPFTSFCAAGLGPLSPVTSVPQVMSAMDSWSPLEAINGEPNSLVEVGMADRWDPMILEASINATSVQNQRCLEFSSGCQDAGMPCRIVG, from the exons ATGGATCGACCCGCTAGAGGACGATGGAATCGGCGTGGTGGCCGTGGGTTCGGGAGGCCAGGGCCGACCGGAGCGGCTGCGGGCTGGACCTCGTCCACTGGGACTACGAGGTCAACCCCCGATCTGGATCTGGACTTTGCTGCCGGAGAGCGCGGTACGCGGGGCGGCGGCTGTGGCTTCGGCGGGCGGCGCGGAGCTGGGGTCCAGATGCAGGGCGGCGGCCTCAGCAGGTTGGTGTGGCGACCTAAGGGTTCCCAGGCCTCCCCCACTGCGGAGTGCGACGCGGCGTCCTGCTCCGCCACGCTGGACAACGACGACCTCCTCGGCCAGATCCTGCTCCGCCTCCCGCCGCTGCCGTCCTCGCTCCCGCGCGCCGCCGCGGTCTGCAAGCGCTGGCGCCGCCTCGTCGCGGACCCCGGGTTCCTCGCCCGCTTCCGCGCACACCACGGGAAGGCACCCCTcctcggcttcttcttctacaACAGAGGCAAGATTGGCTTCACTCCCGTGCTGGATCCGCCGGATCCTACCCCTGCCGTGGATCGCTTCGCCCTGCGGCTTCCCAGGGGCAGTAATATCCATGGCTGCCGCCACGGCCGTGTCCTCATCGCCTACGGCAATAGTTTCCTGGTTTGGGACCCGGTTTCTGGCGATCAGTGCCACTTGCCCTACCCCTCGGCTTCCGGTGGCACCAAGTATGCCATCGATGCCACAATCATTTGTGCCGCCTCTGCCACCGAACAAGGTCATGTCCACGGTTCTTGCCACTCCAGCCCCTACCGGGTGGCGTTCCTAGGCAGCCATGGTGAACAAATTATCAGCTACGTTTACTCATCGGTTACTGGCACATGGGGCGATGCCATCTCAATGACGTCTCTGAAACCGTTTGACCCAGATGAATTCATTTCTTGCAATAATATCCTAGTTGGGAATTTCATTTACTGGCTCCTAAATGAAAGAACTATTTCCATACTTGAGTTTGATTTGGACAGGCAGAGCCTAGCTACAATAGAGGTACCGCCAGAAATGATTGACATTAACCCTGTTGTCCGTGAAGAGTCCGAATTTTTGATTGTGCCAGCAGAAGGTTGTGGGCTTGGCTTACTCATGATAGCAGGTTTCAGTGCTCGAATATGGAAGAGGAAGTACAGTTGTGATGGAAATGCTGGATGGGTGCTCATAGATACTATCAGACTAGATCATCATCTTCGACTCAAGCCGTGGGCACATACATTCCCCCCTGTGCTACTAGGGTTTGCTGAAGACCATAATGTGGTGTTTCTGTTGACTGGTGGCCGTGTTATTTTTATGGTCCATCTCGACTCATGGCAGTTTAAGAAACTTCCAGACAAAAAGATGTATCGCTTGTGCTACCCATTCACAAGTTTCTGCGCAGCAG GGCTAGGGCCATTGTCTCCCGTGACCTCGGTGCCACAAGTCATGAGTGCTATGGATTCATGGTCTCCCCTTGAAGCCATCAATGGTGAGCCAAATTCACTGGTTGAGGTTGGCATggcagatcggtgggatcctaTGATACTCGAAGCTTCTATCAATGCCACCTCTGTTCAGAACCAAAG GTGCCTAGAATTTTCTTCTGGTTGCCAAGATGCAGGAATGCCTTGTCGCATTGTTGGTTAG
- the LOC8076309 gene encoding uncharacterized protein LOC8076309 isoform X2, which produces MDRPARGRWNRRGGRGFGRPGPTGAAAGWTSSTGTTRSTPDLDLDFAAGERGTRGGGCGFGGRRGAGVQMQGGGLSRLVWRPKGSQASPTAECDAASCSATLDNDDLLGQILLRLPPLPSSLPRAAAVCKRWRRLVADPGFLARFRAHHGKAPLLGFFFYNRGKIGFTPVLDPPDPTPAVDRFALRLPRGSNIHGCRHGRVLIAYGNSFLVWDPVSGDQCHLPYPSASGGTKYAIDATIICAASATEQGHVHGSCHSSPYRVAFLGSHGEQIISYVYSSVTGTWGDAISMTSLKPFDPDEFISCNNILVGNFIYWLLNERTISILEFDLDRQSLATIEVPPEMIDINPVVREESEFLIVPAEGCGLGLLMIAGFSARIWKRKYSCDGNAGWVLIDTIRLDHHLRLKPWAHTFPPVLLGFAEDHNVVFLLTGGRVIFMVHLDSWQFKKLPDKKMYRLCYPFTSFCAAGLGPLSPVTSVPQVMSAMDSWSPLEAINGEPNSLVEVGMADRWDPMILEASINATSVQNQRL; this is translated from the exons ATGGATCGACCCGCTAGAGGACGATGGAATCGGCGTGGTGGCCGTGGGTTCGGGAGGCCAGGGCCGACCGGAGCGGCTGCGGGCTGGACCTCGTCCACTGGGACTACGAGGTCAACCCCCGATCTGGATCTGGACTTTGCTGCCGGAGAGCGCGGTACGCGGGGCGGCGGCTGTGGCTTCGGCGGGCGGCGCGGAGCTGGGGTCCAGATGCAGGGCGGCGGCCTCAGCAGGTTGGTGTGGCGACCTAAGGGTTCCCAGGCCTCCCCCACTGCGGAGTGCGACGCGGCGTCCTGCTCCGCCACGCTGGACAACGACGACCTCCTCGGCCAGATCCTGCTCCGCCTCCCGCCGCTGCCGTCCTCGCTCCCGCGCGCCGCCGCGGTCTGCAAGCGCTGGCGCCGCCTCGTCGCGGACCCCGGGTTCCTCGCCCGCTTCCGCGCACACCACGGGAAGGCACCCCTcctcggcttcttcttctacaACAGAGGCAAGATTGGCTTCACTCCCGTGCTGGATCCGCCGGATCCTACCCCTGCCGTGGATCGCTTCGCCCTGCGGCTTCCCAGGGGCAGTAATATCCATGGCTGCCGCCACGGCCGTGTCCTCATCGCCTACGGCAATAGTTTCCTGGTTTGGGACCCGGTTTCTGGCGATCAGTGCCACTTGCCCTACCCCTCGGCTTCCGGTGGCACCAAGTATGCCATCGATGCCACAATCATTTGTGCCGCCTCTGCCACCGAACAAGGTCATGTCCACGGTTCTTGCCACTCCAGCCCCTACCGGGTGGCGTTCCTAGGCAGCCATGGTGAACAAATTATCAGCTACGTTTACTCATCGGTTACTGGCACATGGGGCGATGCCATCTCAATGACGTCTCTGAAACCGTTTGACCCAGATGAATTCATTTCTTGCAATAATATCCTAGTTGGGAATTTCATTTACTGGCTCCTAAATGAAAGAACTATTTCCATACTTGAGTTTGATTTGGACAGGCAGAGCCTAGCTACAATAGAGGTACCGCCAGAAATGATTGACATTAACCCTGTTGTCCGTGAAGAGTCCGAATTTTTGATTGTGCCAGCAGAAGGTTGTGGGCTTGGCTTACTCATGATAGCAGGTTTCAGTGCTCGAATATGGAAGAGGAAGTACAGTTGTGATGGAAATGCTGGATGGGTGCTCATAGATACTATCAGACTAGATCATCATCTTCGACTCAAGCCGTGGGCACATACATTCCCCCCTGTGCTACTAGGGTTTGCTGAAGACCATAATGTGGTGTTTCTGTTGACTGGTGGCCGTGTTATTTTTATGGTCCATCTCGACTCATGGCAGTTTAAGAAACTTCCAGACAAAAAGATGTATCGCTTGTGCTACCCATTCACAAGTTTCTGCGCAGCAG GGCTAGGGCCATTGTCTCCCGTGACCTCGGTGCCACAAGTCATGAGTGCTATGGATTCATGGTCTCCCCTTGAAGCCATCAATGGTGAGCCAAATTCACTGGTTGAGGTTGGCATggcagatcggtgggatcctaTGATACTCGAAGCTTCTATCAATGCCACCTCTGTTCAGAACCAAAGGTTGTGA